In Thermodesulfitimonas autotrophica, the following proteins share a genomic window:
- the jag gene encoding RNA-binding cell elongation regulator Jag/EloR: MREVVKSGKTVEEAVAQALNELGARPDEVTVEVLSEPTRGVLGFIGAKPAVVRVVVQEGLGSRAASLVQSILGAMGLSGQVSVREDAEAIYIEINGEKLGALIGRRGETLNALQYLVALAVNRGEEEKKRVFIDVGGYRKKRDETLRALALKLADKVKRRGRSIVLEPMSPHERRIIHMTLREREDIYTFSEGEEPFRKIVISPRK; the protein is encoded by the coding sequence GTGAGGGAAGTCGTTAAAAGCGGGAAGACAGTCGAGGAGGCCGTTGCGCAGGCGTTAAACGAGCTTGGGGCGAGGCCGGATGAGGTAACGGTAGAGGTTTTAAGCGAGCCAACGCGGGGCGTTCTCGGTTTCATAGGCGCAAAGCCGGCGGTAGTGCGGGTTGTGGTGCAGGAAGGGCTCGGCAGCAGGGCGGCGTCGTTAGTGCAGAGCATCCTTGGCGCGATGGGTCTGAGCGGGCAAGTTAGCGTGAGGGAGGACGCGGAAGCGATCTATATAGAGATCAACGGTGAAAAGCTAGGCGCACTAATCGGGCGACGGGGTGAGACGCTAAACGCGCTGCAGTACTTGGTCGCCCTGGCGGTGAACCGGGGCGAGGAGGAGAAGAAACGCGTTTTTATCGACGTGGGCGGCTATAGAAAGAAGCGGGACGAAACACTGCGAGCGCTGGCGTTGAAGCTCGCCGACAAGGTGAAGCGGCGGGGGCGGAGCATCGTCCTGGAACCGATGAGCCCGCATGAGCGGCGGATCATTCATATGACGCTCAGAGAACGCGAGGATATTTATACGTTCAGTGAAGGGGAGGAACCTTTTCGGAAGATTGTAATCTCGCCGCGGAAATAG
- a CDS encoding YidC/Oxa1 family membrane protein insertase: MHGFFAGLVDGMTLLLNWLYGVTGALGIPNYGLAIILLTILVKVVLYPLNYKQMHSMLAMQRLQPRLKEIQEKYRKDPQKLQQKVMELYQEHGINPMSGCLPLLIQLPILIALYRSLLNLFSRPGVENLHFLWISNLGHKGITSPTDIILPLLAGATTYWQMKITPQGGGQQEMQRVMTLTMPLFIMWITTTLPAGLGLYWVVYNILTIIQQYMMNRRLFAREKEAVEGEGSR; the protein is encoded by the coding sequence TTGCACGGTTTCTTTGCGGGACTCGTGGACGGCATGACGCTCTTGCTGAACTGGCTTTACGGGGTAACGGGCGCTTTAGGGATTCCCAACTACGGCCTGGCGATTATCCTGCTGACCATACTGGTAAAGGTTGTACTCTACCCGCTTAACTACAAACAAATGCACTCGATGCTGGCGATGCAGCGCCTCCAACCGAGGCTGAAGGAGATCCAGGAAAAATACCGGAAAGACCCGCAGAAGTTGCAGCAGAAGGTAATGGAACTCTACCAGGAGCACGGCATTAACCCGATGTCGGGTTGCTTGCCGCTTCTCATCCAGCTACCGATATTGATCGCGCTATACCGCTCCCTTTTGAATCTTTTTAGCCGGCCAGGCGTAGAGAACCTTCACTTTTTATGGATCAGTAACCTGGGCCATAAGGGAATCACCAGCCCCACCGACATCATTTTGCCGCTTCTGGCGGGGGCGACTACCTACTGGCAGATGAAGATCACGCCGCAGGGCGGCGGGCAGCAAGAGATGCAACGGGTAATGACGCTGACGATGCCTCTCTTTATCATGTGGATCACCACTACCCTCCCGGCGGGCCTGGGGCTTTACTGGGTTGTCTATAACATCCTCACGATAATCCAGCAGTACATGATGAACCGGCGACTCTTCGCGCGGGAAAAGGAGGCTGTCGAGGGTGAGGGAAGTCGTTAA
- the yidD gene encoding membrane protein insertion efficiency factor YidD, whose amino-acid sequence MKRLVILLIRSYQVALSPLVPPRCRFYPTCSCYAVEAIERYGVLRGGLMALKRLLRCHPFGRGGYDPVPRDLRR is encoded by the coding sequence ATGAAACGGCTTGTGATCCTTCTGATCCGGAGTTACCAGGTTGCACTATCACCCCTAGTGCCGCCCCGGTGCCGTTTTTACCCCACGTGCTCGTGTTACGCGGTGGAAGCGATAGAGCGGTACGGCGTGCTGCGCGGCGGGCTAATGGCGCTTAAGCGCCTCTTACGTTGTCATCCTTTCGGGCGGGGCGGTTACGATCCCGTGCCGCGTGATTTGAGGAGGTAA
- the rpmH gene encoding 50S ribosomal protein L34, producing MKRTYQPKVRRRKREHGFLKRMRSRSGRNVIKRRRLKGRKRLTA from the coding sequence GTGAAGCGGACTTACCAGCCGAAGGTGAGAAGGCGGAAGCGGGAGCACGGCTTCCTCAAGAGGATGCGGAGCCGGAGCGGTCGCAACGTTATCAAGAGGCGCCGCCTTAAGGGTAGAAAGAGGCTGACAGCGTAA
- the rnpA gene encoding ribonuclease P protein component codes for MAARGRRGAWNLTRLSEQEFARVFRKGKRATAGAVVVYRAANGGIGPRVGVAVSRKVGKAVRRNRIRRLLREAFRCNPDWFETGYDYVLLARETAAGEGYQDIARQVREALRRLT; via the coding sequence TTGGCGGCGCGGGGAAGAAGGGGCGCGTGGAACTTAACGCGGCTGAGTGAGCAGGAGTTTGCGCGTGTTTTCCGGAAAGGGAAGCGAGCCACGGCGGGAGCAGTGGTGGTGTACCGCGCGGCGAACGGTGGGATCGGACCCCGGGTTGGTGTGGCGGTTAGCCGGAAGGTGGGAAAAGCCGTGCGGCGAAATAGGATCCGGCGGCTCCTGCGAGAGGCCTTTCGGTGCAACCCAGATTGGTTCGAGACGGGTTACGACTACGTATTGTTAGCCAGAGAGACCGCGGCGGGAGAAGGATACCAGGATATCGCCCGGCAAGTGAGGGAGGCACTGAGGAGGCTAACCTAG
- the dnaA gene encoding chromosomal replication initiator protein DnaA, protein MLNPEIKQAWGQIMLNLEKVVAKHSFEHWLKPLEPVSFSDNTLYVAAPNTFSRDWLTQRYAPLLKEALSSALGKELVVRFILPDEIDAYMAARPRPELSYSGTYLNPKYTFDNFVVGNSNRFAHAAALAVAEAPARAYNPLFIYGGVGLGKTHLMHAIGHHITAKGPHLRVFYVTTEKFTNELIDALRLNETIKFREKYRNVDVLLIDDIQFLAGKERTQEEFFHTFNTLYESSRQIVISSDRPPKEIPTLEDRLRSRFEWGLISDIQPPDLETRVAILRKKAQLENIDVPDETLLYIADKIQSNIRELEGAFTRIVAYAALTTSPITPETAATALKDVFKLSQPRPITAELIQEVVAKYYNLRPEDLKTKKRNRAVAYPRQIAMYLCRELTELSLPKIGECFGGRDHTTVLHAYEKITTELQADLALQRIITDLTNQIKNLT, encoded by the coding sequence GTGCTTAATCCCGAAATTAAACAAGCGTGGGGCCAAATTATGCTTAACCTTGAAAAGGTAGTTGCCAAACACTCTTTTGAGCACTGGCTCAAACCCCTTGAACCCGTTTCTTTTAGCGATAACACTCTATACGTAGCCGCTCCAAACACTTTCTCCCGTGACTGGCTCACCCAGCGCTACGCTCCCCTCCTGAAAGAGGCGTTAAGCAGCGCCCTCGGCAAGGAGCTTGTTGTCCGCTTCATTTTGCCGGACGAGATCGACGCCTACATGGCAGCGCGCCCGCGCCCTGAACTCTCCTATTCCGGGACCTACCTTAATCCCAAGTACACTTTCGATAACTTCGTCGTGGGCAACTCTAACCGTTTCGCCCATGCAGCCGCTCTTGCCGTCGCTGAGGCGCCTGCCCGCGCCTACAACCCCCTGTTCATATACGGCGGGGTGGGTTTGGGTAAAACACACCTGATGCACGCCATTGGCCACCACATCACCGCCAAAGGACCGCACCTCCGGGTCTTTTATGTCACTACGGAGAAGTTTACTAACGAGCTGATTGACGCCCTGCGCCTCAACGAAACCATCAAGTTTCGGGAAAAATACCGCAACGTTGACGTCCTACTTATTGACGACATCCAGTTCCTCGCCGGAAAAGAACGCACTCAGGAGGAATTTTTCCACACTTTCAACACCCTATATGAATCTTCGCGCCAGATTGTCATTTCCAGCGACCGGCCGCCGAAGGAGATTCCCACCCTTGAGGACCGCCTCCGCTCGCGTTTCGAGTGGGGTCTTATCTCCGACATTCAACCTCCGGACCTAGAAACACGTGTCGCTATCCTTCGTAAAAAGGCACAGCTTGAAAACATCGACGTGCCCGACGAGACACTCCTCTACATCGCCGACAAGATTCAGTCGAACATTCGGGAGCTCGAAGGCGCGTTTACCCGTATTGTTGCTTACGCCGCCCTCACCACCAGCCCGATAACGCCGGAAACGGCGGCCACAGCACTAAAGGACGTTTTTAAACTTTCCCAGCCACGCCCGATAACCGCCGAACTTATTCAGGAAGTGGTCGCGAAGTATTACAACCTCCGTCCCGAAGACCTCAAAACGAAAAAACGCAACCGGGCGGTTGCCTACCCGCGGCAGATAGCTATGTATCTCTGTCGCGAGCTTACCGAGCTCTCACTGCCCAAAATCGGCGAGTGCTTCGGTGGCCGTGACCATACCACGGTTCTCCACGCTTACGAAAAAATCACCACCGAGCTTCAGGCGGACCTGGCACTCCAGCGCATCATAACCGACCTTACCAATCAGATCAAGAACCTCACCTGA
- the mnmE gene encoding tRNA uridine-5-carboxymethylaminomethyl(34) synthesis GTPase MnmE codes for MQGDTIAAIATPLGEGGVGIVKVSGPDAVTIASKVFRPKKNRKWAEGPAYRLVYGHVVDPQTGVVIDEVLLSFMRAPYSYTTEDVVEFNCHGGFVAVQQVLEVILRAGARLAEPGEFTQRAFLGGRIDLCQAEAVLDVIRAATAEGLRVAQGQLGGRLTAAVRKLRQEALELLAAVEAGIDFPDDVPGPEPAEIARRVERLLKQGEVMIENAAAGAVYRDGVVTVLAGKANVGKSSLLNALAGRERAIVSAVPGTTRDIIEEVVNVKGIPLRVLDTAGIRDAVEEVEKIGVERAREALGAAQLVIVVLDAVTGITAEDVAVFAACDGQERVVAVNKVDVAGRETITRAEIEALAGEVPVVYVSAVTGEGLTELGDAIAGKVFGGRVLRPDEVVVSRARHKEALRRFVAALRAARDGVAGGLPEDVVSLDLRRAVDALGEITGETVTEDVVERIFRDFCVGK; via the coding sequence ATGCAGGGAGATACAATTGCGGCGATTGCGACGCCTCTCGGGGAGGGAGGCGTTGGCATTGTAAAGGTAAGTGGCCCGGACGCGGTAACGATTGCGAGCAAGGTCTTCCGGCCGAAAAAAAACCGCAAGTGGGCAGAAGGACCGGCGTATCGCCTGGTATACGGACACGTGGTTGATCCGCAGACTGGGGTGGTGATCGACGAGGTCCTTCTTTCTTTTATGCGGGCGCCATATAGCTACACAACCGAGGACGTGGTGGAGTTTAACTGCCACGGTGGCTTCGTAGCGGTGCAACAGGTGCTTGAGGTGATCCTGCGTGCGGGAGCGCGGCTGGCGGAGCCGGGGGAATTCACGCAGCGGGCTTTCTTAGGGGGGCGCATCGATCTGTGTCAGGCGGAGGCGGTGCTAGACGTGATCCGCGCCGCGACGGCGGAAGGGCTTCGGGTCGCCCAGGGACAGTTAGGGGGGCGGCTCACCGCAGCGGTGCGAAAGCTACGGCAGGAGGCACTGGAGTTGCTGGCCGCTGTCGAAGCGGGGATCGACTTTCCGGATGACGTTCCCGGGCCGGAGCCGGCGGAGATCGCCCGGAGGGTGGAAAGACTTCTGAAACAGGGAGAGGTAATGATAGAAAACGCTGCGGCGGGTGCCGTTTACCGGGATGGTGTGGTAACGGTGCTTGCGGGAAAGGCGAATGTTGGGAAGTCTTCGCTGCTCAACGCGCTGGCGGGCCGCGAAAGGGCGATTGTCAGCGCGGTGCCAGGGACGACGCGCGATATCATTGAGGAGGTTGTCAACGTTAAGGGTATCCCCCTGCGGGTACTCGATACGGCCGGTATCCGCGACGCGGTTGAGGAAGTAGAAAAGATCGGTGTGGAACGCGCCAGGGAAGCACTGGGAGCTGCACAGTTGGTCATTGTGGTCTTAGACGCCGTGACCGGAATCACCGCTGAGGATGTGGCGGTTTTTGCGGCGTGCGACGGGCAGGAACGGGTGGTCGCGGTGAACAAGGTCGATGTGGCAGGCAGAGAGACGATAACCCGGGCGGAAATAGAGGCGCTGGCGGGGGAAGTTCCGGTGGTGTATGTTTCGGCGGTGACCGGTGAAGGGCTGACAGAGCTGGGGGACGCGATTGCGGGGAAGGTATTCGGCGGACGGGTACTACGGCCGGACGAGGTGGTAGTTAGCCGGGCGCGGCACAAAGAGGCGCTCCGGCGGTTCGTAGCGGCGCTACGGGCGGCACGGGACGGGGTTGCGGGGGGTCTGCCGGAGGACGTGGTGAGTCTCGATTTGCGCAGGGCGGTAGATGCGCTGGGCGAGATCACGGGCGAAACGGTGACCGAGGATGTTGTCGAGCGCATCTTTCGGGATTTCTGCGTGGGGAAGTGA
- the recF gene encoding DNA replication/repair protein RecF (All proteins in this family for which functions are known are DNA-binding proteins that assist the filamentation of RecA onto DNA for the initiation of recombination or recombinational repair.), translating to MRVKEIRLVNFRNYAAAGLEAGPGRNIIYGDNGAGKTNLLEALHFCLSGSSCRTLREEEAIGPAGDRALLHAVLTVRELDVETGVEITAAGKRLTLNGRETAREAFPGRGGIVLFTPEDLLVVTGSPAERRRFFDRLFSTLIPGYRGALRAYQRALEQRNTLLRTCRGAVEPPTDLAVWTEALAAAASSLYHLRLKGLALLTPGAAKVFRPLTGKRLAIRYASTVPLREDEAATKEQVLSALAALRTDELRHGQTLVGPARDDFILLVEGKQLRSHGSRGEQRAAVLALKIAEAELLEKQRGEGVIYLLDDVFSELDGKRRLALLAATEGRQTFITTTCKPALKEAAFFRVENGTITAEGDAGV from the coding sequence GTGCGGGTTAAAGAGATCCGACTTGTAAACTTTCGGAATTACGCCGCGGCGGGCCTGGAAGCAGGACCCGGGAGAAATATCATTTACGGCGATAACGGGGCGGGTAAGACGAATCTCCTTGAAGCGCTGCACTTTTGCCTGAGCGGCAGCTCCTGCCGTACGCTGCGGGAGGAGGAGGCAATCGGCCCGGCGGGGGATAGGGCACTGCTCCACGCGGTGCTCACAGTTAGAGAGCTCGACGTGGAGACCGGCGTAGAAATTACCGCGGCAGGGAAACGGTTAACCCTAAACGGCAGGGAGACCGCGCGCGAGGCTTTCCCCGGTAGAGGGGGTATAGTACTCTTCACCCCCGAGGATCTACTCGTGGTGACGGGTTCTCCTGCGGAGCGGCGTCGCTTTTTCGACCGGCTTTTTAGCACCCTTATTCCCGGTTACCGCGGTGCTTTGCGTGCTTACCAACGGGCTCTTGAACAGCGCAACACGCTTCTCAGGACTTGCCGGGGCGCGGTAGAACCCCCGACTGATCTCGCAGTTTGGACGGAGGCCCTGGCGGCTGCGGCGAGTAGCCTCTATCATCTTCGCCTGAAAGGCTTAGCCTTACTGACGCCGGGAGCCGCCAAAGTTTTTCGGCCTTTGACGGGCAAAAGGTTAGCTATTCGGTATGCTAGCACGGTGCCCCTCAGAGAGGACGAAGCGGCGACCAAAGAGCAAGTTCTATCAGCACTAGCGGCCCTGCGCACGGACGAGTTAAGACACGGGCAGACGCTCGTGGGACCGGCCCGCGATGACTTCATCCTCCTGGTCGAGGGTAAACAGCTGCGGAGTCATGGTTCCCGTGGGGAACAGCGCGCGGCCGTTCTCGCGCTCAAGATAGCGGAAGCGGAGCTACTCGAAAAGCAACGGGGCGAGGGTGTGATCTACCTTCTCGATGATGTTTTCTCTGAGCTTGACGGCAAGCGACGGCTCGCACTCCTCGCGGCGACCGAAGGGCGCCAGACGTTTATCACCACCACCTGCAAGCCGGCGCTCAAAGAGGCGGCCTTCTTCCGGGTGGAGAACGGCACCATCACCGCGGAGGGCGACGCCGGCGTTTAA
- the remB gene encoding extracellular matrix regulator RemB, translating into MLLHIGNDTVIPKNDLVAVLAYDTAASSATRSFLRSMRSDGRLIVLTEQGKERSIVITTERIYVTGISCQALKRRAESVLPED; encoded by the coding sequence ATGCTACTACACATCGGCAACGACACCGTGATTCCGAAAAACGACCTGGTGGCAGTCTTGGCCTACGATACCGCTGCTTCTTCAGCTACCCGGAGCTTTCTGCGGTCTATGCGCAGCGACGGAAGGCTTATTGTCTTGACCGAGCAGGGAAAGGAACGCTCGATAGTGATCACCACGGAGCGCATCTACGTTACCGGAATTTCCTGCCAGGCGTTAAAGCGGCGTGCCGAAAGCGTCCTGCCCGAGGACTAA
- the dnaN gene encoding DNA polymerase III subunit beta, which yields MHFRITKENFLTAINTAIRAVPSRSPLPVTTALLLRAVNGQVEITGSDLELMIRCSTPAREVYREGEAVIPARQLAEIVRRITDTEMELEAAGPNAILTYEGGEVQLAAFLPDEFPLLGSEATAEEVLELGTDFRDALRAVLYAAGKDELRPIFTGVQVQIVDGTLTLAATDGHRLAVYEMTAAKSQNAVASVIPAKALREVERVLSQTGGGLTVSIGANQACFRVDSIEVVTRLIEGRFPEWRGAVPQGPPITVVKGSLSQLVSALERAQVLAAGETPTVIIKVTGGTVTVEAQSEYGGMRETLPLEATGDDLEIAFNAGYLLEALRATTGSAVEIAFSGKIGPALVRVSEAPGYLGLVLPLRLV from the coding sequence TTGCATTTTAGGATAACTAAAGAAAATTTTCTCACCGCCATCAACACAGCCATCCGCGCGGTCCCCTCACGCAGCCCGCTCCCCGTAACTACGGCCCTTCTTCTTCGGGCCGTAAATGGTCAGGTAGAGATAACCGGCAGCGATCTCGAACTCATGATCCGCTGCTCTACTCCCGCCCGGGAGGTATACCGTGAAGGCGAAGCGGTTATTCCTGCCCGCCAGTTAGCAGAGATTGTGCGGCGGATCACCGACACCGAAATGGAGCTCGAAGCCGCGGGCCCGAACGCCATCCTTACTTATGAGGGCGGCGAGGTGCAGCTGGCAGCGTTTTTACCAGATGAATTCCCCCTTTTAGGTAGTGAAGCGACCGCTGAGGAAGTACTGGAGCTCGGGACAGATTTCCGCGACGCACTACGGGCCGTTCTTTACGCGGCCGGGAAGGACGAGCTCCGCCCGATCTTCACGGGTGTTCAGGTGCAGATTGTTGATGGGACGCTCACCCTTGCGGCAACAGACGGACACCGGCTGGCGGTTTACGAGATGACGGCCGCGAAGTCGCAGAACGCAGTGGCGAGCGTGATTCCAGCTAAGGCGTTGCGTGAGGTTGAGCGCGTGCTCAGTCAGACGGGGGGAGGGCTCACCGTCTCTATAGGTGCGAACCAAGCCTGCTTTAGAGTGGACTCGATTGAAGTAGTAACCCGGCTAATTGAAGGGCGCTTTCCTGAATGGCGTGGCGCTGTGCCGCAAGGACCGCCCATCACGGTAGTAAAAGGGTCATTGTCGCAGCTGGTGAGTGCGCTCGAAAGGGCGCAAGTGCTGGCTGCGGGAGAGACGCCCACAGTCATTATCAAAGTTACTGGGGGAACGGTAACCGTCGAAGCGCAGTCGGAGTACGGGGGAATGAGGGAAACGCTTCCGCTTGAGGCAACCGGGGATGACCTGGAAATTGCCTTCAATGCGGGCTATCTGCTCGAAGCCCTCCGTGCCACTACAGGGAGCGCAGTTGAGATTGCCTTTAGCGGCAAGATCGGCCCGGCGCTGGTCCGGGTGTCTGAGGCGCCGGGCTACCTGGGTCTTGTCCTACCGCTCCGGTTGGTCTAA
- the gyrB gene encoding DNA topoisomerase (ATP-hydrolyzing) subunit B: MLSQEREQLAYSAAQIQVLEGLEAVRRRPGMYIGSTGPRGLHHLVYEVVDNSIDEALAGFCTEIRVTITAENTIIVSDNGRGIPVDIHPQVGRPAVEVVLTMLHAGGKFGGGGYKVSGGLHGVGVSVVNALSDWLEVRVHREGKVWYQRFERGVPVTELTVTGTTDTTGTTIHFKPDPSIFEETVFSQETLAQRLRELSFLTPEVRIILRDERDGSEQEFFHHGGIRDFVRYLNRSREVINPEPIYVGRQQTGVWVEAALQYHDGYHENIFSYANTIRTVDGGTHEAGFKAALTRVVNDYARKFGLLKNGQTLAGEDIREGLTAVISVKVPEPEFEGQTKTKLGNTEVRSITDAVVAEGLSTFFEENPALARRLIEKALAAARAREAARKARELTRRKSLLENTTLPGKLADCSERDPAAAELYIVEGDSAGGSAKQGRDRRFQAILPLRGKIINVEKARFDKILGNEEIRALITAIGTGIGDDFDIAKARYHKLIIMTDADVDGSHIRTLLLTFFYRYMRPLIEAGYVYIAQPPLYRLRKGKEVLYAYNDAELERLIEKMGRTGVAIQRYKGLGEMNPEQLWETTMNPEHRVILQVSLEDAVLADQLFSTLMGDEVEPRREFIQRYARYVRNLDV, translated from the coding sequence ATGTTGTCTCAAGAGAGGGAACAACTCGCTTACAGCGCGGCACAGATACAGGTTCTGGAGGGTCTCGAGGCCGTCCGGCGGCGTCCGGGTATGTACATCGGCAGCACGGGGCCCCGCGGGCTGCACCACCTCGTCTATGAGGTGGTCGATAACAGTATAGATGAGGCATTAGCTGGTTTCTGCACCGAGATAAGGGTAACGATCACGGCCGAGAACACGATCATTGTCAGCGACAACGGCCGGGGGATACCAGTCGACATCCACCCCCAGGTCGGCCGCCCGGCGGTAGAGGTTGTTCTGACAATGCTTCACGCCGGCGGTAAGTTTGGCGGGGGCGGCTACAAGGTTTCGGGTGGCCTCCACGGCGTAGGTGTCTCTGTGGTCAACGCGCTTTCCGATTGGCTTGAAGTGCGCGTGCACCGGGAAGGAAAGGTATGGTACCAGCGCTTTGAACGGGGCGTTCCCGTCACCGAGTTGACGGTAACCGGGACCACGGATACCACCGGAACCACCATCCACTTTAAACCTGATCCCTCCATTTTTGAGGAAACAGTCTTCAGTCAGGAGACTCTTGCCCAGCGTTTGCGGGAGCTTTCTTTTCTCACGCCCGAGGTGCGCATAATCCTGCGGGACGAGCGCGACGGTTCAGAGCAGGAGTTTTTTCACCACGGCGGGATTAGAGACTTCGTTCGGTATCTTAACCGCAGCCGGGAAGTCATCAACCCGGAGCCGATCTATGTTGGCCGGCAGCAGACCGGGGTATGGGTAGAGGCGGCCCTGCAGTACCACGACGGATACCACGAAAATATCTTCTCCTACGCAAACACCATTAGGACGGTGGACGGGGGCACGCACGAGGCCGGCTTCAAGGCGGCCCTCACCAGGGTAGTGAACGACTACGCACGTAAGTTCGGACTGCTGAAAAACGGCCAGACCCTGGCCGGCGAAGATATCCGCGAGGGTCTTACCGCCGTGATCAGCGTAAAGGTGCCCGAACCGGAGTTCGAAGGACAGACGAAGACCAAACTTGGTAACACCGAGGTCCGGAGCATTACCGACGCCGTGGTTGCCGAGGGGCTCAGCACTTTTTTCGAGGAAAACCCCGCTCTTGCCCGGCGCCTTATCGAGAAGGCGCTTGCCGCAGCACGGGCCCGCGAGGCGGCGCGGAAGGCGAGGGAACTCACCCGGCGCAAAAGCCTGCTGGAAAATACCACGCTGCCCGGGAAGCTCGCTGACTGCTCAGAGCGCGACCCGGCAGCCGCTGAGCTTTACATCGTGGAGGGCGACTCGGCAGGCGGCTCCGCTAAACAGGGCCGCGATAGGCGCTTTCAGGCTATTCTGCCCCTTCGCGGCAAGATTATCAACGTGGAAAAAGCACGTTTTGATAAGATCCTCGGGAACGAAGAGATCAGGGCCCTGATTACCGCCATCGGCACCGGCATCGGCGACGACTTCGATATTGCGAAGGCACGCTACCATAAGCTTATCATCATGACCGATGCCGATGTTGACGGGTCACATATCCGTACGCTGCTCCTAACCTTCTTTTACCGGTATATGCGCCCGCTGATCGAGGCCGGTTACGTTTATATTGCGCAGCCCCCGCTTTACCGTTTACGCAAGGGGAAGGAGGTCCTTTACGCTTATAATGATGCCGAGCTCGAACGTCTGATAGAAAAGATGGGTCGGACCGGGGTTGCCATTCAGCGCTATAAGGGCCTCGGTGAGATGAATCCGGAGCAACTCTGGGAGACAACGATGAACCCTGAGCACCGGGTCATTCTACAGGTAAGCCTCGAGGACGCCGTCCTGGCTGACCAACTCTTCAGCACCCTGATGGGGGACGAGGTGGAGCCGCGGCGGGAATTCATCCAGCGGTACGCCCGTTACGTCCGTAACCTGGATGTGTAA